The following coding sequences are from one uncultured Bacteroides sp. window:
- a CDS encoding FtsX-like permease family protein, whose translation MIKLYLKQAWKLLRQNMLFSSMYILGTGMAIAMIMILVIIFYIKIAPIYPETNRMRTLVAKRAEVVYHKNKGSTSYSFSYQAVKDYFYPLQKAEAVTAVCLTDEEYPVVKKEGDKNAMPVQVKYTDAGFWKVFAFAFLDGNSYNEADFQSGLHVAVISESMAKKIFGTIHVAGRFFSLDYMEYKVCGVIRDVSYAMPATFADIWIPFTTRQDAFASDQWGEHLLGPMQVYMLAPSAKETGDLRKEVNEVLRKVNGSQQKFTLSIGGKPDLYWQSILRGYGDGTLDWTLLFKTFGMMILALFLVPAVNLAGMLSSRMEKRFSEIGVRKAFGASNNELVKQILMENFLLTCLGGLVGLFLAYITVLLGRNWILTLFDTYPGLLPEGVDTFFTPVMLFNPILLGGALMVCMILNLLSAIIPLRRSLKKEIVYSLNDKNN comes from the coding sequence ATGATAAAACTATATTTAAAACAGGCTTGGAAGTTATTGAGACAGAATATGTTGTTTAGTAGCATGTATATCTTGGGAACAGGGATGGCAATTGCTATGATAATGATACTTGTTATTATATTTTATATAAAAATAGCTCCTATTTATCCCGAGACAAACAGAATGAGAACTCTTGTTGCAAAAAGAGCTGAAGTTGTTTACCACAAAAATAAGGGTTCAACGAGTTATAGTTTTTCGTATCAGGCGGTGAAAGATTATTTTTATCCACTACAAAAAGCTGAAGCTGTAACAGCTGTTTGTCTTACCGATGAAGAATATCCAGTGGTAAAGAAAGAGGGTGATAAAAATGCTATGCCGGTTCAGGTAAAATATACGGATGCGGGATTTTGGAAGGTTTTTGCTTTTGCTTTTCTTGATGGGAATTCTTATAATGAAGCAGATTTTCAATCGGGACTGCATGTGGCGGTAATTTCTGAATCGATGGCAAAAAAAATATTTGGAACAATACATGTGGCGGGACGTTTTTTCTCACTTGACTATATGGAATATAAAGTTTGTGGAGTGATACGTGATGTTTCTTATGCTATGCCGGCTACATTTGCTGATATCTGGATTCCATTTACTACGCGCCAAGATGCTTTTGCTTCAGACCAATGGGGCGAGCATTTGCTTGGTCCTATGCAGGTATATATGTTAGCACCTTCAGCCAAAGAGACTGGCGATTTGAGGAAAGAGGTGAATGAAGTTTTGCGTAAAGTGAATGGAAGTCAACAGAAGTTTACTCTCAGCATAGGCGGGAAACCTGATCTTTATTGGCAAAGTATTCTTCGGGGGTATGGTGACGGAACTCTTGACTGGACACTTTTATTCAAAACCTTTGGTATGATGATCCTTGCTTTATTTTTAGTTCCGGCTGTAAACCTTGCAGGTATGCTGTCTTCTCGAATGGAAAAACGTTTTTCCGAAATAGGAGTACGTAAGGCTTTTGGCGCTTCTAACAACGAATTGGTGAAGCAGATATTAATGGAGAATTTTCTGCTTACGTGCCTAGGTGGATTGGTAGGTTTATTTTTGGCTTATATAACAGTCCTTTTAGGTAGGAATTGGATACTGACTCTTTTTGATACATACCCCGGTTTGTTGCCTGAGGGAGTTGATACGTTCTTTACTCCGGTAATGCTTTTCAATCCTATTCTGCTGGGGGGAGCCCTTATGGTTTGTATGATTCTTAATTTATTATCTGCTATAATTCCACTTCGAAGGAGTTTAAAAAAGGAGATTGTTTATTCACTAAATGATAAAAACAACTGA
- a CDS encoding HlyD family efflux transporter periplasmic adaptor subunit → MDREIPKKELTKERNKKIIRFSIIGIVCIVAISVLISLMRVGVQRKDLVFSTVNKGTIEVSVSASGKVAPAFEEIINSPINSRIVEVYRKGGDSVDVGTPILKLDLQSAETDYKKLLDEEQMKQYKLEQLKVNNETKLNDMAMQIKVSAMKLSRMKVELRNEYYLDSLGAGTTDKVRQAELSYNVAQLEYEQLKQQYANEKQVRAAELKVQELDFNIFRKSLAEMKRTLDDAQIRSPRRAILTYVNNQVGAQVPQGGQVAIISDLSHFKVEAEIADTYGDRVTAGGKAIVKIGVDKLQGAVSSVTPLSKNGVISFTVQLLDDNNKRLRSGLKVDVYVMNAVKDDVMRIANGSFYVGRGEYELFVQTSSNEIVKRKVQLGDSNFEFVEVIRGLKVGEKVVVSDMTNYKNRSKLKLK, encoded by the coding sequence ATGGATAGGGAGATACCTAAGAAAGAACTTACTAAAGAGCGTAATAAGAAGATAATTCGCTTCTCAATTATTGGTATTGTATGCATTGTAGCTATTAGTGTACTAATATCGCTTATGCGCGTCGGGGTTCAGCGTAAAGATTTAGTTTTTTCTACTGTAAATAAAGGTACGATTGAAGTGAGTGTGAGTGCTTCGGGAAAGGTGGCTCCGGCTTTTGAGGAGATTATCAATTCGCCTATCAATAGCAGGATAGTGGAAGTGTATCGTAAAGGAGGTGACTCGGTAGATGTGGGAACTCCTATATTGAAGCTCGATTTGCAAAGTGCGGAGACGGACTATAAAAAATTGCTGGATGAGGAACAAATGAAGCAGTATAAGTTGGAACAACTAAAGGTTAACAATGAGACTAAGTTAAATGACATGGCTATGCAGATAAAAGTTTCTGCAATGAAATTGAGCCGAATGAAGGTAGAACTTCGTAATGAGTATTATTTGGATAGTCTGGGAGCGGGCACTACGGATAAGGTAAGACAGGCGGAACTTAGTTATAATGTGGCTCAACTGGAATATGAACAACTTAAACAACAGTATGCTAATGAAAAACAGGTGAGGGCTGCGGAACTGAAAGTACAAGAACTAGACTTTAATATTTTTAGAAAATCTCTTGCTGAAATGAAGCGTACGCTGGATGATGCGCAAATTCGTTCTCCACGGAGGGCTATTCTTACGTATGTTAATAATCAGGTTGGAGCACAGGTGCCGCAAGGTGGACAGGTAGCTATTATCTCGGATTTGAGTCACTTTAAAGTGGAGGCGGAGATTGCTGATACGTATGGTGACCGTGTAACAGCGGGAGGAAAAGCGATTGTGAAGATTGGTGTTGATAAACTGCAAGGAGCGGTGTCGAGTGTGACTCCACTTTCAAAAAATGGGGTGATTTCTTTCACTGTTCAGTTGCTAGACGATAACAATAAACGGCTTCGCTCAGGTTTGAAAGTGGATGTTTATGTGATGAATGCCGTGAAAGATGATGTGATGCGTATTGCTAACGGATCATTCTATGTAGGTCGGGGTGAATATGAACTTTTTGTGCAGACTTCCTCGAATGAAATTGTGAAGCGAAAGGTACAATTGGGCGATTCTAACTTTGAATTTGTAGAAGTGATAAGGGGTTTAAAGGTGGGCGAGAAGGTTGTTGTGTCTGATATGACAAATTACAAGAATAGAAGCAAATTGAAATTGAAATAA
- a CDS encoding glucosaminidase domain-containing protein: MANQMYRKYRISIFLLLVLCAFTVVQAQRRNQRYVKYINKYSSLAVKQMKTYKIPASITLSQGLLESGAGYSRLARVSNNHFGIKCGNWRGASVRYDDDAPKECFRAYDNPAESYKDHSLFLRKGSRYAFLFDLDITDYKAWARGLKRAGYATDPSYANRLITIIEDYELYKYDKERRHRRHASKKVKTVINPHQVYLANDLAYVVARRGDTFESLSNEFDISKRKLVKYNDLHKNYTLIGGDIIYLHAKHRKANKAYVVHIVRDGDSMHTISQKYGIRLKNLYKMNRKDPDYVPEIGDRLRLR; this comes from the coding sequence ATGGCCAACCAGATGTATAGAAAATATCGTATCAGCATTTTTCTTCTTTTAGTATTGTGTGCTTTTACTGTTGTGCAAGCGCAACGCAGAAATCAACGCTATGTGAAGTATATTAATAAATATAGTTCTTTGGCGGTGAAACAGATGAAAACGTATAAAATTCCAGCTAGTATAACTCTTTCTCAAGGATTGCTCGAAAGTGGGGCGGGATATAGTAGGCTGGCACGTGTGAGTAATAATCACTTTGGTATTAAGTGCGGTAACTGGCGTGGAGCTTCGGTGAGATATGATGATGATGCTCCGAAGGAGTGCTTCCGGGCTTATGATAACCCTGCCGAATCGTACAAAGATCATTCGTTGTTTTTAAGAAAAGGGTCTCGTTATGCTTTCTTATTTGATTTGGATATTACAGATTATAAAGCTTGGGCTCGGGGATTGAAGCGGGCAGGATATGCCACGGATCCATCATATGCTAACAGGTTGATAACGATTATAGAAGATTATGAACTATACAAATATGATAAAGAACGTCGGCATAGGAGGCACGCTTCGAAGAAAGTAAAGACGGTTATCAATCCTCATCAGGTTTATTTGGCTAATGATCTGGCTTACGTGGTGGCTCGAAGAGGAGATACATTTGAGAGCTTATCTAATGAATTTGATATTAGTAAGAGAAAGCTAGTTAAATATAATGATTTGCATAAAAATTATACATTGATTGGCGGAGATATAATTTATCTGCATGCTAAGCATCGAAAGGCTAATAAGGCTTATGTGGTACACATTGTTAGAGATGGTGACTCTATGCATACGATCTCTCAGAAGTATGGTATCCGTTTGAAGAATTTATATAAAATGAATAGAAAGGATCCGGATTATGTTCCTGAGATAGGTGATCGATTGAGGTTGCGTTAA
- the cdd gene encoding cytidine deaminase translates to MQELKITAVLKVYQYDELSEIDHALVCAAMDATSRSYAPYSHFRVGAAARLANGVIVTGTNQENAAYPSGLCAERTTLFYANSQYPDQAVTTLAIAARTATDFIESPIPPCGACRQVILETEKRYDTPIRILLYGRKEIYEIKSIKDLLPLSFDGSEME, encoded by the coding sequence ATGCAAGAACTTAAAATTACCGCCGTACTTAAAGTCTATCAATACGATGAACTTTCCGAAATAGATCATGCTTTAGTTTGCGCCGCTATGGATGCCACGTCACGAAGTTATGCTCCTTATTCTCATTTCAGAGTCGGTGCTGCCGCCCGGTTGGCCAATGGAGTGATAGTAACAGGTACTAATCAAGAAAATGCCGCTTACCCTTCCGGACTTTGTGCCGAACGTACTACCCTGTTCTATGCCAACTCACAATACCCTGATCAGGCAGTAACGACCCTTGCCATTGCCGCGCGTACAGCTACAGACTTTATTGAATCTCCCATCCCCCCTTGCGGTGCTTGTCGACAAGTGATACTCGAAACAGAAAAACGATATGACACTCCCATCCGCATCTTACTCTACGGACGGAAAGAAATCTATGAGATCAAGAGCATAAAAGACCTGCTCCCACTCTCTTTTGATGGTTCGGAGATGGAATAA
- a CDS encoding serpin family protein, producing MKNFLKIILVSPLFWAISCSSDDTGGREIPNAKSIVLKPEFEKKMDTNNLFAIDLFRSTVEHSVGNVLVSPLSVNMVLNMAWNGADGVTGSEMQQMLGNKGYTLDQINEYSKSLREALLSVDPSTELSIANSVWVAKNFSLKESFIKVNQDNYDAVVKEVDFSSPSALQEINAWCSERTKGKITKALDELSLYTKLALVNALYFKGQWRERFDVKSTIDEPFTNENGENSTVKMMAQESHYAYAENENWRCVSLPYGNKAFSMLVLLPNNEKNLSDVLPTLTADSWNGIVKMLSTRKILLKLPRFKAEYAYEMSKAILPAMGMKQAFDPERANFSKICLGPLYISQVVHKTFVEVNEEGTEAAATTVAAWELTSVDPESAIDFFVNQPFVYAICENSTGTILFIGKVVSL from the coding sequence ATGAAAAACTTTTTGAAAATCATTTTAGTTAGCCCTTTGTTTTGGGCTATATCTTGTTCTTCTGATGACACAGGTGGCAGAGAAATTCCTAATGCTAAGTCTATTGTTCTTAAACCAGAGTTTGAGAAGAAGATGGATACGAATAATTTGTTTGCTATCGATCTTTTCAGATCGACTGTTGAGCATTCTGTAGGCAACGTACTAGTTTCTCCTTTGAGTGTAAACATGGTTTTGAATATGGCATGGAACGGGGCGGATGGCGTAACAGGAAGTGAAATGCAACAAATGTTGGGAAATAAGGGATATACTTTGGATCAAATCAATGAGTATTCTAAATCATTGAGAGAGGCTTTGCTGAGTGTTGATCCTAGCACAGAATTGTCAATCGCAAATTCTGTTTGGGTGGCTAAAAATTTTTCATTGAAAGAATCTTTTATAAAAGTGAATCAGGATAATTATGATGCTGTCGTTAAAGAGGTAGATTTCTCTTCTCCCTCGGCTCTTCAAGAGATAAATGCTTGGTGTAGCGAAAGAACAAAAGGTAAAATAACGAAAGCATTGGATGAGCTCTCTCTTTATACAAAGTTAGCTCTGGTTAATGCCTTGTACTTTAAAGGGCAATGGCGTGAGAGATTTGATGTGAAGAGTACGATTGACGAACCTTTTACCAATGAGAATGGAGAAAATTCGACGGTAAAGATGATGGCTCAGGAAAGTCATTATGCTTATGCGGAAAATGAAAATTGGCGCTGTGTGAGTCTACCATACGGGAATAAGGCGTTTAGTATGCTTGTTTTACTACCTAATAATGAGAAAAATCTGAGTGATGTGCTACCTACCCTGACCGCTGATTCATGGAACGGAATAGTGAAAATGTTGTCTACTCGCAAGATTTTGTTGAAGCTCCCACGCTTTAAAGCTGAATATGCTTATGAGATGAGTAAGGCAATATTGCCTGCCATGGGGATGAAGCAAGCTTTTGATCCGGAGAGAGCAAACTTTAGTAAAATATGTTTAGGACCACTTTACATCTCACAGGTTGTTCACAAAACGTTTGTGGAAGTCAATGAAGAGGGCACAGAAGCAGCAGCAACTACAGTTGCTGCGTGGGAGCTTACATCTGTAGATCCGGAATCTGCTATTGATTTTTTTGTTAACCAACCATTTGTTTATGCGATATGCGAAAACAGTACGGGTACAATTTTATTTATAGGCAAGGTTGTTAGCCTATAA
- a CDS encoding site-specific integrase, translated as MLDSDRHATARSYESALKRLVSFTGNKKTTFTELTPFLLKQYEEHLYSQGCRRNTVSLYMRMLRSICNQASRRGITYLPGGLFEEVFTGTESCQKRAVNPEVIRKLCALDLASSSASLAFSRDMFLLSFYLRGIPFVDLAHLRKSDLQKNTLTYRRSKTGHELTVSLEPCAMNLFRKYAPLVKNSPYLLPIITQIGENEYGRSNCFPMIKETLMM; from the coding sequence TTGCTGGATTCAGATCGTCATGCCACTGCTCGTTCTTATGAGAGCGCATTGAAGCGATTGGTCTCATTTACCGGTAACAAGAAAACAACTTTTACCGAACTAACTCCGTTCCTACTTAAGCAGTATGAAGAACATCTTTATTCGCAAGGCTGCAGACGCAATACGGTTTCCTTGTACATGAGGATGCTGCGTTCTATCTGTAATCAGGCTTCTCGCAGAGGGATAACCTATCTGCCTGGGGGACTTTTTGAAGAGGTGTTTACCGGCACCGAGAGCTGTCAAAAGCGTGCCGTAAATCCGGAAGTTATTCGTAAGCTTTGCGCGTTGGATCTAGCTTCGTCCTCGGCTTCGCTTGCTTTCTCACGCGACATGTTCCTTCTTTCGTTTTATCTTCGCGGTATCCCTTTTGTGGACCTGGCTCATCTTCGCAAGAGCGATCTTCAAAAGAATACGCTCACTTATCGGCGTAGTAAAACGGGACACGAACTAACCGTAAGCCTGGAGCCTTGTGCGATGAATCTTTTTCGCAAATATGCTCCTTTAGTTAAGAACTCTCCTTACCTGCTACCCATTATCACCCAGATCGGCGAAAATGAGTACGGGCGTAGTAACTGTTTTCCAATGATTAAAGAAACACTCATGATGTGA
- a CDS encoding phage integrase SAM-like domain-containing protein — MINDDSLIILSVNKSTSLPEGTLAIKLEVEHRRKRRSIGHLNYLSQNDFDELKSFLLNAKEVCTRERSLPIVEDVLELQYAISLLKEHVLDFSVAGILRLYKSNKKISMPLVYLRKLITRLRRIDRNAEARAYSMLLRRLQEYSSDVTSLDLTMMDTHWFEGFRRYLKSLKYSGEKISDCMALLWQVYKDICKMNGGKIISPVQGCNLGNFLNVDFLCSLTQEDIEKLFEIPIEDENLVAARNLLALRHWNAEMAFIDLLDLKMEDVHSSGIWYRRRIDNRLCFSKQPPEIINTIRTEMNRGENILFPSPFEKMKDDGRGLDLKMKFYMQQIWRFAELYRINLDELNTNLYAEA, encoded by the coding sequence ATGATAAATGACGACTCTTTAATTATCTTATCAGTGAATAAATCGACCTCCTTGCCTGAAGGCACTTTAGCCATAAAGCTTGAGGTTGAACATCGGAGGAAAAGAAGAAGTATTGGTCATCTGAATTATCTTTCACAGAATGATTTTGATGAATTGAAATCTTTTTTATTGAATGCGAAAGAGGTATGCACACGTGAGCGTTCTTTGCCTATTGTGGAAGATGTTTTGGAATTGCAATATGCTATTAGCTTGCTCAAGGAGCATGTGCTTGATTTCAGTGTGGCGGGTATTTTACGTCTTTACAAAAGCAACAAAAAAATTTCCATGCCGCTGGTCTATTTAAGAAAGTTAATAACTCGTTTACGCCGCATAGATAGAAATGCTGAAGCCCGCGCTTATTCTATGTTGCTCAGGAGGTTACAAGAATATTCTTCGGATGTTACTTCTTTGGATTTAACAATGATGGATACCCACTGGTTTGAAGGTTTTAGAAGGTATCTGAAGAGTCTAAAATATTCTGGGGAAAAGATTTCGGATTGTATGGCTCTGTTGTGGCAGGTTTATAAGGATATCTGTAAGATGAATGGAGGTAAAATAATTAGTCCTGTTCAGGGTTGCAATTTAGGAAATTTTCTTAACGTAGATTTTCTCTGTTCTCTTACGCAGGAAGATATTGAGAAATTGTTTGAAATTCCTATTGAAGATGAAAATCTTGTGGCAGCCCGGAATCTTTTGGCATTAAGGCATTGGAATGCTGAAATGGCATTCATCGATCTGCTTGATTTAAAGATGGAGGATGTGCATTCAAGTGGTATCTGGTATCGCAGGAGAATAGACAATAGGCTTTGTTTTTCGAAACAGCCGCCGGAGATTATTAATACGATACGCACAGAAATGAATAGGGGGGAGAATATCTTATTCCCTTCTCCTTTTGAAAAGATGAAAGATGATGGTAGAGGTCTGGATTTAAAAATGAAATTTTATATGCAACAGATTTGGAGATTTGCTGAGTTATATCGGATCAACTTGGATGAATTGAATACTAATCTATATGCAGAAGCATAG
- a CDS encoding fimbrillin family protein, translated as MKNRKIKKELLLLSLALVCLSGCGNTGEPDKLGNDQVSLSVRSASLQQLFTRASSNLESGSIGVFLASDNGYTAQNNVEYTYNAGWSTSTPILLGNNQASVCAYYPYSASVTDASSVALGSGVYSLANDLCYASTQQFNNESSDWEIAMSRAYSQISLNVTRDASYMGACAISSVKIANAGLYGSATLNIATGEYANPMVSEVSYDPEIASIGAGATVTTSALVVPVGSAMSGDLLISLVVDGVSLSAQVDVSANNLTLLQAGTRYVLNLNVAGESLLIGGVSVTDWNVNEIPGSTDLLPSNE; from the coding sequence ATGAAAAATAGAAAGATAAAAAAGGAGTTGCTTTTATTGAGCTTGGCTCTTGTCTGCTTAAGTGGATGCGGTAATACGGGTGAGCCGGATAAGTTGGGTAACGATCAGGTTTCTTTGAGTGTGCGTTCGGCCTCTTTGCAACAGCTCTTCACGCGCGCTTCCAGTAATTTGGAAAGTGGAAGCATCGGTGTTTTTCTAGCTTCAGATAACGGTTATACCGCCCAAAACAATGTGGAATATACGTATAATGCGGGTTGGTCAACGAGTACTCCCATCTTATTGGGAAACAATCAGGCTTCGGTGTGCGCTTATTATCCTTATAGTGCTTCTGTGACGGATGCTTCTTCGGTGGCTCTTGGTTCTGGAGTTTATTCTTTGGCAAATGATCTGTGCTACGCTTCCACGCAACAGTTCAATAATGAGTCTTCGGATTGGGAGATCGCCATGAGCCGGGCTTATTCACAGATCAGCCTGAATGTGACCAGGGACGCTTCTTATATGGGAGCTTGCGCGATCAGTTCTGTGAAGATTGCCAACGCCGGTTTGTACGGTTCTGCTACCCTGAATATTGCTACGGGAGAATATGCTAACCCAATGGTCTCAGAGGTTAGTTATGATCCGGAAATAGCTTCCATTGGTGCAGGCGCGACAGTTACTACCAGTGCTTTGGTGGTTCCGGTTGGCAGTGCCATGAGTGGTGACCTTCTGATCAGCTTGGTTGTGGATGGGGTGAGCTTGAGTGCTCAAGTGGATGTTTCGGCCAATAATCTGACTCTTCTACAAGCGGGTACCCGTTATGTACTCAATTTGAATGTGGCTGGAGAAAGTCTCTTGATAGGAGGTGTTTCAGTTACCGACTGGAATGTGAATGAAATTCCCGGTTCAACGGATTTGCTTCCTTCTAATGAATAG
- a CDS encoding fimbrillin family protein — protein sequence MKSKIAIGIALVVFLSGCGKSGDTPPEQVKTDLSVLNVSLEGNALTSGELGVFLGSDNGYTARNNVKYTFGNPWSSANPVELGSAIPSLCAYYPYNASLSDATAVPLTSQKYSTAADLCYGRISSETRATTSFSLNLKHAYAQMTLTISRDAGYTGTCAISGVSLSNAGLNASASLNMFTDVYQPATGVVAFNPQISGIDSGKSSTVTALLVPVSTAMSGNLVITLTVDGVPMSTSVDTATSGLSLLQAGKNYQGTLNIQGVSARLNKVSTADWNVLEVSNQVDMRK from the coding sequence ATGAAAAGTAAAATAGCAATTGGAATAGCTCTTGTGGTTTTTTTATCGGGTTGCGGCAAAAGTGGTGACACTCCCCCTGAGCAGGTTAAAACCGATTTGTCCGTGCTGAATGTTTCGCTGGAGGGCAACGCGCTTACCAGTGGGGAGCTAGGTGTCTTTCTGGGCAGTGATAACGGGTATACAGCGCGTAATAATGTGAAGTATACTTTTGGTAATCCTTGGAGTAGTGCCAATCCGGTGGAACTGGGTAGTGCCATTCCTTCATTGTGTGCCTATTACCCTTACAATGCCTCTTTGAGTGATGCCACCGCGGTGCCCCTTACTTCCCAGAAATATTCTACCGCAGCCGATTTATGCTATGGGAGGATCAGCAGCGAGACCCGCGCCACCACGTCGTTTTCTCTTAACCTGAAACATGCTTATGCGCAGATGACGCTCACTATCTCTCGTGATGCGGGTTATACGGGCACTTGCGCCATCAGCGGTGTGAGTCTTTCGAACGCCGGACTGAATGCTTCCGCCAGTCTGAACATGTTCACCGATGTTTACCAACCCGCAACGGGGGTGGTGGCCTTTAATCCGCAAATTAGCGGTATTGATTCGGGCAAATCTTCCACGGTGACCGCCCTGCTTGTTCCTGTAAGCACCGCCATGAGTGGCAACTTGGTGATCACTTTGACGGTGGACGGTGTGCCGATGAGTACTTCGGTGGATACTGCCACCAGCGGGCTTAGCTTGCTACAGGCGGGTAAGAACTATCAGGGCACGCTTAATATTCAGGGTGTTTCCGCTCGTTTGAATAAGGTGAGTACTGCTGATTGGAATGTGCTGGAAGTGTCCAATCAGGTAGATATGCGCAAATAG
- a CDS encoding DUF4906 domain-containing protein codes for MKRIESLLLVLLTLLGMSSCSNELSDAGGSDSLFEVEVALSLRSSSASALVSGTSVLSRSTDPSLVSDTVLHNAWILQFIDGTFEKKIYKDTGLDKAFGVKLTNNASGVQSHIYVVANAGATAFLTDPDLEANFLASSLSVPTEEGILLTGGSLPMLGKFDLEVKEQVQTQTVYLDRLVARVRLKWEITPALASRLILTSARVCNVPDALYLSAPTDDSSFPVTPTLYNGEYTDLTVAGTPDSLVYYLPDNRRGTGSNAGGDAMNKSGIENATYIELIGFYNGDRVEYHLYPGADEVNDYNLKRNTDYVMNFTLTGISTDDKRVVARSATSNCYLVPAASGSAVYIPVKRANQTVELGRQLPDLGSGWSSSVLWRDNSSLEIATDDTDKAYGIFKVKVNSTGQSGNALVCVKDDSNNILWSWHIWVSDFDPAVTAETYDDQTFMDRNLGAVSNTSGDAGALGLLYQWGRKDPFAGAKAVNSNTLKTLYSGASGTTPYASTNTAAPSGSANNLTNGVRNPGVFYFNTSAPYDWYPGITTTQNDALWGTVKTVYDPCPSGWKVASQGSFSSWDASTSNSNWGDNGRSYVFVSNSWYPATGYRSSESGAPGNVGTNGYYWSSGAHDTDGYMFSFDVGSVLSTDEDPRASGFPVRCVED; via the coding sequence ATGAAAAGAATTGAAAGTTTACTACTTGTATTGTTGACCTTGCTTGGCATGAGTTCGTGCAGCAACGAGCTGAGCGATGCGGGTGGCTCGGACTCCTTGTTCGAGGTGGAAGTGGCACTGTCGTTACGGAGCAGTTCGGCGTCCGCTTTGGTTAGCGGCACAAGTGTGCTCAGTCGCAGTACCGATCCTTCATTGGTCAGCGATACAGTGCTGCATAATGCCTGGATACTTCAGTTTATCGATGGCACATTTGAGAAGAAAATATATAAGGACACAGGCCTTGACAAGGCTTTTGGTGTGAAGTTGACCAATAACGCCAGTGGTGTTCAAAGCCATATTTACGTGGTGGCTAATGCGGGTGCCACGGCTTTTCTCACGGATCCTGACTTAGAAGCGAACTTTCTGGCAAGCAGCCTGAGCGTTCCCACGGAAGAGGGCATTTTGCTCACGGGGGGAAGTTTGCCCATGCTGGGCAAGTTCGATCTTGAGGTTAAGGAGCAGGTGCAAACGCAGACAGTTTATCTAGATCGGCTAGTGGCTCGTGTGCGGCTTAAGTGGGAGATCACTCCCGCATTGGCTTCCCGTTTGATCCTTACTTCGGCTCGTGTGTGCAATGTGCCGGACGCGCTTTACCTGAGCGCTCCCACAGACGATTCCTCCTTCCCCGTCACACCAACGCTGTATAACGGTGAATATACCGACCTCACTGTTGCCGGCACGCCGGACAGCCTGGTATATTACCTGCCTGATAATCGCCGGGGCACGGGTAGTAACGCGGGCGGCGATGCCATGAATAAGAGCGGGATTGAAAATGCTACTTATATAGAGCTGATCGGCTTCTATAATGGCGACCGTGTGGAATATCACCTGTATCCGGGCGCGGATGAGGTTAATGACTATAATCTCAAACGCAATACGGACTATGTGATGAACTTTACCTTGACGGGGATCTCGACGGATGACAAGCGGGTGGTGGCTCGTAGCGCCACTTCAAACTGTTATTTGGTGCCGGCGGCTTCGGGCAGTGCGGTTTACATTCCGGTCAAGCGCGCCAATCAAACAGTTGAACTTGGGCGGCAACTCCCCGATTTGGGTAGCGGCTGGAGTTCGTCTGTTCTTTGGCGTGACAATTCCTCCTTGGAGATAGCAACCGATGATACGGACAAAGCCTACGGCATTTTCAAGGTGAAGGTGAACAGCACCGGACAGTCGGGCAACGCGCTGGTGTGCGTCAAAGACGACTCGAACAATATTTTGTGGAGTTGGCATATCTGGGTGAGTGATTTTGATCCTGCCGTCACCGCTGAAACATATGACGATCAGACGTTTATGGATCGCAATCTGGGCGCGGTGAGCAATACTTCCGGGGATGCGGGTGCATTGGGTCTGCTTTATCAATGGGGCCGTAAAGATCCGTTTGCGGGAGCTAAAGCTGTTAATTCCAATACTCTTAAAACGCTTTATTCGGGCGCTTCGGGAACAACGCCCTATGCTTCGACCAATACGGCTGCTCCTTCCGGTTCGGCTAACAACCTTACAAATGGGGTTCGTAATCCGGGAGTATTCTATTTTAATACTTCCGCTCCATACGATTGGTACCCGGGTATTACTACCACTCAGAACGACGCGCTCTGGGGAACTGTCAAAACTGTTTATGATCCTTGTCCTTCAGGCTGGAAGGTTGCTTCTCAAGGCTCCTTCAGCAGCTGGGACGCTTCTACCTCCAATTCCAATTGGGGAGACAACGGACGTAGCTATGTTTTTGTTTCGAATTCTTGGTATCCCGCTACGGGCTATCGGAGTTCTGAGTCGGGAGCGCCGGGCAACGTCGGCACGAATGGCTACTATTGGAGCAGCGGGGCTCATGATACTGATGGGTATATGTTCTCTTTCGACGTTGGGAGCGTGCTTTCCACTGATGAGGATCCTCGTGCTTCGGGCTTTCCTGTGCGTTGTGTGGAAGATTAA